In the Ipomoea triloba cultivar NCNSP0323 chromosome 6, ASM357664v1 genome, one interval contains:
- the LOC116021627 gene encoding NADP-dependent malic enzyme-like isoform X2 — protein sequence MDSALKEISNGLSDNSGAGGGVKDIYGEDRATEDQTIIPWTSAVASGYTLMRDPHFNKGLAFTEQERDVHYLRGLLPPVVVSQELQEKKLMHNLRQYDVPLQRYIAMMDLQERNERLFYKLLIDNVEELLPVVYTPTVGEACQKYGSIFRRPQGLFISLKEKGKILEVLKNWPERNIQVIVVTDGERILGLGDLGCQGMGIPVGKLSLYTALGGVRPSACLPITIDVGTNNQQLLDDEFYIGLKQRRATGQEYAELLDEFMSAVKKAYGEKVLVQFEDFANHNAFELLAKYRTKHLVFNDDIQGTASVVLAGVVAALKLVGGTLSDHTFLFLGAGEAGTGIAELIALEISKKSGVSLQEARKKIWLVDSKGLIVSSRFESLQHFKKPWAHDHQPVKSLLDAVKAIKPTVLIGTSGVGKTFTREVVEAMATFNEKPLIMALSNPTSQAECTAEEAYTWSEGRAIFASGSPFEPVKYGEKTTFIPGQANNAYIFPGFGLGLIMSGTIRVHDDMLLAASEALAAEVTEENYAKGLIYPPFTKIRKISAHIAANVAAKAYELGLATHLPRPKDLVKYAERCMYTPVYRNYR from the exons TGGATATACTTTGATGCGTGATCCACACTTCAACAAAGGGCTTGCCTTCACTGAGCAAGAGAGAGATGTGCATTACTTGCGAGGCCTTCTACCTCCCGTTGTTGTGTCCCAGGAACTTCAG GAGAAGAAACTAATGCATAATCTTCGTCAATATGATGTTCCATTGCAAAGATACATAGCCATGATGGATCTTCAG GAGAGAAATGAGAGGTTATTTTATAAGCTTCTCATTGATAATGTTGAAGAATTATTGCCAGTTGTTTATACTCCAACTGTGGGTGAAGCTTGCCAGAAGTATGGAAGTATTTTCAGGCGTCCTCAGGGACTTTTTATCAGTCTAAAAGAGAA GGGCAAGATTCTTGAGGTGCTGAAAAATTGGCCCGAGAGGAATATACAGGTCATAGTAGTAACTGATGGTGAACGCATATTGGGGCTTGGCGATCTTGGTTGCCAG GGAATGGGAATTCCTGTTGGAAAGCTTTCACTTTATACTGCTCTCGGAGGAGTTCGTCCCTCTGCA TGTCTGCCTATTACCATTGATGTAGGAACAAATAATCAGCAATTACTAGATGATGAATTTTATATTGGACTCAAGCAGAGGAGAGCAACTGGAcag GAATATGCAGAGCTATTGGATGAGTTCATGTCTGCTGTTAAAAAAGCCTATGGAGAAAAAGTTCTCGTTCAG TTTGAAGATTTTGCTAACCACAATGCATTCGAGCTGCTGGCAAAGTATCGCACAAAACATCTCGTGTTTAATGATGATATACAG GGAACGGCATCTGTGGTTCTTGCTGGGGTTGTGGCAGCTTTGAAATTAGTCGGTGGAACTCTATCTGATCATACTTTCTTATTCCTGGGTGCTGGAGAG GCTGGAACTGGTATTGCTGAGCTTATAGCACTCGAGATATCAAAGAAG TCGGGCGTCTCACTGCAAGAAGCTCGAAAAAAGATTTGGCTTGTGGACTCCAAGGGACTGATCGTAAGTTCTCGGTTTGAGTCTCTTCAGCACTTCAAAAAGCCTTGGGCTCATGATCACCAACCCGTCAAGTCACTCTTAGATGCTGTCAAG GCAATAAAGCCTACGGTTCTGATAGGAACTTCAGGAGTTGGAAAAACATTCACCCGGGAAGTTGTGGAGGCCATGGCAACATTCAATGAGAAACCTTTGATCATGGCTCTATCCAATCCAACTTCACAAGCAGAGTGTACTGCTGAAGAAGCTTATACATGGTCAGAG GGCCGGGCAATCTTTGCTAGTGGGAGTCCATTTGAGCCTGTTAAATATGGGGAGAAGACGACATTTATCCCGGGCCAG GCTAATAACGCATACATATTCCCTGGATTCGGGTTAGGCCTAATCATGTCTGGCACAATTCGCGTACATGATGACATGCTCTTGGCAGCAT CGGAAGCTTTGGCAGCTGAGGTGACAGAAGAAAACTACGCTAAAGGACTCATATATCCACCATTCACTAAGATCAGAAAGATATCAGCCCATATTGCTGCCAATGTAGCTGCAAAGGCATATGAACTTG GATTGGCTACCCATCTTCCTCGCCCAAAGGATCTTGTTAAGTATGCTGAGAGATGCATGTACACTCCAGTCTATCGCAACTATCGTTAA